The DNA sequence TGTTCCTGCCGCTGGCGGTGGGCTCACAGCAGGTGGGCGTGGCCCAGGCGTCCACGCGGTTGGACGAGATGTCGCGCTCGCTGGGCAAGGGGCCGCTGGCCACCTTCGGGCGGGTGACTGTGCCGCTGTCGCTTCCGGCGATCGGCGTGGGGGCGCTGCTGGTGGCGCTGGACGCGGGCAAAGAGCTGACGACGACGCTGCTGCTGCAGCCGACCGGCGAGAAATCGCTGGCCACCGCGCTGTGGTCGACGACCAACGGCGAAGTCCTGGACTTCACCGCCGCCGCGCCGTACGGCCTGGTGCTGCTGCTGATCGGGGCGGTCCCCGCAGTGCTGTTGGCGCGATCCACTCTGCGGGCGTAGCCGGGTCGACGCACTGGGGCCCCGTCAGCAGGACCTCTGCGTGGAGAATAAACCAAGCCTTGCCTTACTATGGCCTTGTCTCGCACAATAGGACGCATATCAACCTGGTTTATTCGCCCACCCTGGAGGCCCGTCATGACCGTGAGCATCCCGCTGCCGCAGCGTCCCATCGAAGACCTTCCAGGGCACTGGCTGCTGGCGCGGCTGGGCAAGCGGGTCCTGCGCCCCGGGGGAAGGGAGATGACGGATGCGCTGCTCGCGGCGGCGCGGATCCCGGGTGCGGACGTCGTGGAGCTGGCGCCGGGACTGGGCAGGACGGCCGCGCTGATCCTCGAGGCCGGCCCCCGCAGCTACACCGGCGTCGACGAGGACCCGGATGCCGTGCTGTCCACGCAGGCGAGCATCGGCGGCCGCGGCGCCGTGCGCGAGGCGCCGGCGGCGGAGACCGGGCTCGACGACGCCAGCGCGGACCTGGTGGTGGGTGAGGCGATGCTGACGATGCAGAGTCCCCGTGGCAAGGACGCGATCATCGCCGAGGCGGCCCGGGTCCTCCGCACGGGCGGCCGCTATGCGGTCCACGAGCTGGCTATCGAGCCCGACACCCTCGACGACGAACAGAAGACCGAGATTCGCAAGGCGCTGGCGCGCTCCATCAAGGTCAACGCCCGGCCGCTGACGACGCAGGAGTGGACCGCGCTGTTCGAAAAGCACGGATTCCGCGTCGAATCGGTCCGGCACACGGACATGGCGCTGCTGGAGGCCAAGCGCAACCTCGACGACGAGGGTGTGCGGGGCGTCCTGACGATCGTCGTCAATCTGCTGCGCAATCCGGGCGCGCGCAAACGCGTCCTGGAGATGCGGTCGGTGTTCCGGCGATACCGCGACAACATGTCTGCGATCGCGCTCGTCGCCGTCAAACAGTGAGCAGCGGCGCCGGTGGTGGCGACGGATTCGGTGACGAGGGACATTTCATCGCCGCCGACGGTGCGCCGCCGAATCCGCACGCGCTGCACTGGCCGACGATCCTCGCGTCCGCGGGGGTGGCGGCCGTCGTCGCAGCGCTGATCCTCAGCGTCGGGATCGTCGGCATGCACCGCGACGACTCCGCTGCCGCCGCGCAGCCCGCCGTGGTGCGCGTGGTCGCGGACCCGGGCGCGGGCGTGGTTGCCGGAGAGCCGCCGGCATCCGCCGCGACGCCGGCACCTGCCGCGCAGCCGGAACCGGCGGCGCCGTCGGCGCCCGCCGAAGAACCCGCACCCGCTGCGCCGACGGTCCAGGTCGCCCCGCCTGCCGCCGCGGCACAGCCCTCACCCGCCGCGGCCCGCAGGGCCAGGCGGCGGAGCCTGGGCCGCAGGCCGCGGAGCCGGCGCCGGAACAGCACGAGCCGACCGAGGTCACCGCGTGGGCGCCGCCGTCGCCGCTGCCGCCGGACTTCACGGTGTCCGCCGCCGAGCCGACGCTCGCCGATCTCAACAACCTCGTCTACTTCATCACGGCGACGGCCGCGTCCGACGAGGCCAAGGCCCGCAACATCGAGGCGGGCATGGGCGGGGTGATCGTGCCGAAGACCGTCTACAACCTCGGTCTCTTCCGCGCCCCACGCGGCTGGAGCCGGGTGACCGGGCCGGTGCAGCGCCAGGGCAATCGGATCACCGTGCAGCTGCACAGCTTCTCGGCGGGGATGCCGGGCGTGGACATGCCGATCGCGTTCGTGCGGCAGGGCGGCGTCTGGAAGCTGGCGTCGTCCTCGCTGTGCGCGGGGGTGCGGACGGTGGGCCTGCCGATCTACTGCAACGGCTGAGCGGGCGATGGCAGAGCAGTCTCGGCCGCCGCGACCGCGCGCCGACGGCATGATCCGCACCGAACCCACTTGCAGGGCTGAACCCACAGTCAGGACCACGCCATGATCGAGGCGCACGACCTCACCCGCAGTTTCGGAGTCCGGCGACGTCCGGCGACGCCGCTGGCCGGGGTGTCGCACGTGTTCGGCGACGGCACGCTGACCTACCTGCTGGGCCTCAACGGCACAGGGCAGTCGACGCTGCTGCGGTGCCTGAGCGGGGTGCTCCGCCCCGATGCAGGGACCGCCCGCGTGGACGGGAACGAGCTCGGCCGGGCCGCCGCGCCGGCGCGGCGTCTGGGCATGCACCTGGACGCGGATGCGTTCCACCCCGGCCATTCCGGACGCCGGCACCTGCGTTGGCTCGCCGCGCAGGCGGGGGTGCCCGCGCACGCGGTGGAAGCGCTGCTGCGGCGGACCGGCCTCGAGGCAGTGGCGGAGCGTCCGGTGCGCGGGTACTCGCTGGGCATGCGTCAGCGCCTCGGGATCGCGTCGGCCCTGGTCGGCAACCCGCGCAACGTGATCCTGGACGAGCCGATGAACGGGCTGGACGTCGCGGGAGTCCTCTGGCTGCGGGGCCTGCTGCGCGAGTGGGCCGACGAGGGCAGGTGCGTGATCGTGGCCTCGCACAATCTCGCCGAGGTCGAGGCGACAGCGGACGAGATCCTCATTCTTGAAGGCGGTGGCATCGTGGCGCGGGGAACGGTCGACGAGGTGCGCGAGCCGCACGCCGACCTGGAATCGGCCTTCCTCGCGCACGTTCCGCGCGCGGCCGGTGCGCCCCGCGTGCGGGAGGCGGCGTGAGCGCGGCGATGGTGCTCGCGCGCTCGGTGCGCGCCGAGGGGGTGCGGCTCGGCGGCGGTCGGGGACTGCTGTTGCGCGTGGCCCTTCCACTGGGGCTGGGCCTGCCGGTGGTCGTCACTCTCGCGGTCGCCGTGGTCGCCGAGAAGTTGCACGGCGCCGACAGCCTGCTGCAGGTACGGCAGGTGCCCACGTCGAACTCCGTGTACTGGCTCGTCTACCTGGGCGTGACGGTGTTCGCGGTGGTCGCCGCCTATGCGCAGGGCACCGTGGTACGCGGCCCGGCCGCCGAGGCCGCGCGCCACGGCGCGCCGCGTCCATTCACGGGGATGCTCGGCCGGTGGATCCTCATCGGTGCCGTGTCGGCGTTCGGCATGGTGCTGTGCGCGTTCCTGCTGATGGTGGCGCTGCCCGCGCTGTTCCCCGGGGTGTGCGGACAGGTGGACGCGGCATCGGCCGACGGCGTCCGCCTACTGTGGGCGCTCCCGGTCTACGCGTTCCTCGCCGCCGGGATCGGGGTCGCGGTGGGCGCGCTGGTCCCGTGGCCCGCCGCGGCCGTCGCGGTGCTGACGCTGTGGGCGCTGTTCATCGAGAACGCGGCGGTGATGCTGCCGCGCGGCGGCGACCTGATCGGCTGGATGCCGTTCCTCAACGGCGTCTACGCCTCGGGGCAGGACATCGCGCTGAGCCCGTCGTGGGGGAGGGACGGCGCGCTGGCCTACGTCGCGCTGGTGACTGCCGCGCTGCTGGCGGCCGGCTGGGCCCGGCTGCGGCGCGAGCGTGCGCGGTGACCGCCCTGTTCTGCCAGGCGGACGGGCCGATCGTGGTGCAGCGCACCCTCCCGTAGCCTGAACATGTTGCAGTGCGGGCGCCGCGCACAGTGTGCACGGCGCGATCGCCGACCCCCGTCGTCCCAGGAAGGACCCCCATGACCTCTGCCGTCATCGTCGACGCCGTCCGGACCCCCATCGGCAAACGCAAGGGCGCCTACGCCGAGGTCCATCCGGTGGACCTGTCCGCACACGTGCTGGGCGCGCTCGCCACGCGCACCGGGATCGACCCTGCTCTCGTCGACGATGTGGTGTGGGGGACCGTCATGCAGTATTCGGAGCAGGCGGGGAACGTCGCCCGCAATGCCGTACTGGCGGCCGGGTGGCCCGAGTCGGTGCCCGGCACCACGATCACCCGCGCGTGCGGGTCCAGCCAGCAGGCGCTCAGCTTCGCGGCCGCGACGGTGGCTTCCGGTCAGCAGGACTTCGTCGTGGCCGGCGGTGCGGAGTCGATGACCCGGGTGCCGATGGGCTCGAACACCGGCGGCGACCCCAACCCGCCGAGCGTGCTCGACCGCTTCGGCGTGCAGGGCTTCAACCAGGGCGTGGGCGCCGAAATGGTCGCGGAGAAGTGGGGCTTCGGCCGCGCGCAGCTGGACGAGTACGCGGTGCGTTCGCACGAACTCTCCGCGCAGGCCATCGACGCCGGGGTGTTCGATGCACAGCTGGCGCCGCTCGCCGGCCTCGAACAGGACGAGGGCGTGCGTCGCGGCAGCACCGTCGAGGGCCTGGGCAAGCTGAAGACCGTGTTCAAGGAGGACGGGGTCATCCACGCCGGCAACGCCTCCCAGATCTCCGACGGCGCCGGAGCGCTGCTCGTCGCCACCGAGGAGACGGCCCGCAAGCACGGCATGCGGCCGATCGCGCGCGTGCACACGGTCGCGGTGGCCGCCGACGACCCGGTGATCATGCTGACGGCGCCCATCGCCGCCACGGCGAAGGCGCTGAAGAAGTCGGGCCTGTCCATCGGCGACATCGGCGCTTACGAGGTGAACGAGGCCTTCGCCCCGGTGCCGCTGGCGTGGCTCGCGGAGGCCGGCGCGGACATGGACCGCATGAACCCGCTGGGCGGGGCGATCGCGGTGGGCCACCCGCTGGGCGGCTCCGGTGCCATCCTCATGACTCGCTTGGTGAACCACATGCGCGACAACGGCATCCGCTTCGGGTTGCAGACGATGTGCGAGGCCGGCGGGATGGCCAACGCGACGATCGTCGAGCTCATCGACTGAGGGGCCGACCGCAACGGCGGTCGTGGCATGAGTCGGGGCCTGGTGCACGCACCCGGCCCCGACTCATGCGTGTCGACTACTCTGCCGAGCCGGTGGTGAGCGAGCCGAGCATCTCGCCGGCCTTGTCGGCGAGCGAGCCCATGTCGGTCGAGCCTGCGGCCTTGAGGATGTCGTCGATGGTGCCGAGCGAGCCGAGGACCGCGGCGCTGATGACCTCTCCGATGGAACCCATGTGTTTCTCCGATCGTCCGGTCCGGCGGTGGTGCCGGATCGCCGGAATTCTATCCGTTCCGAATCAAGGAATGTGATCTGCATCAATCATGCAAGTGATGTGCTGGTTGAATACGCAGGTCGACCGTTCAGGTGAACTATCTCACAATAGAGTGCGGGCGGCCGTGACGGCCGCAGCGCGTGCGGCGCCGGTGACCAGCGATCGTGGCACGGCGTGCGTAGTGTCCGTAGGTTCGTCCCGGAAAGAGCTGCGACCATCCGAGCGTGCGGCAGACGGCACGCGGTGAGGAACCACTGTGCACTCCGAATCCCTGCAGATCGATGTCCTCCTGCCGTACTACGGCGATGTCGACTACATGAAGGCCGCGGCCTCGAGCGTGTTGAACCAGTCGCATTCCGCCTGGCGCCTGATCGTGCTGGACGACGGATACCCCAGCGACGAGCCGGCCCGCTGGTTCGCCGAGATCTCCGCCCGGGACGAGCGCGTCGTCTACGAGCGCAATGCGGAGAACCTCGGCGCCAACGGCAACTACCGCAAGGCGTTGGCGATGGCCACCGCCCGCGTCGTGGTGGTCATGGGCGCGGACGACATCATGCTGCCCAACTACTTGGCGCACGTCGCCGAGGCGTTCACCGCTCACCCCGACGCGGACGTGTTCGAATGCGGCGTGCAGGTGGTGGACGAGCACGACCGCGCGATCCGGCCGCTCAGCGACGCGATCAAGGGCCGCGTTGCGCCGCGCCCGGAGTCCCGGACGGTGTACGAGGGCGAAGAGCTCGCGGTGGGGCTCATGCGGGGCAACTGGACCTACTTCCCGTCGCTGGCGTGGAAGTCGGAGACGGTGCAGCGGATCGGCTTCCGTGAGGGGCTCGACGTCGTCCAGGACCTGGCGCTGCTGTGCGACGTCGTCACTGACGGCGGGCGGATGGTCTTCGACCCGCGCCTGGGCTTCCTGTACCGGCGGCATTCGGCGTCGGACTCGTCCGTGCGGGCGCTGGACGGAAGGCGGTTCGACGAGGAGCGTCGCTTCTACGTCGAGCAGGCCGGGCGGTTCGAAGCCCTGGGCTGGCGGCGCGCCGCCCGTGAGGCAAGGGGGCACCTCACGTCCCGCCTGCACGCGCTGGCGCTGGTCCCCAAGGCCGCGCGCACCAAGGAGACCCGCGGCGGGCTGGGTCCGCTGCTGCGTCACGTCGTGCGCTGATCCAGGCCGGGCGCCGACTCGCACCCCCGCCCTCATGACACCGTCACGGCGCGCACGTATGCTTCCCACGGTGTCGTTCGGCCGGTCGACACCACCCCCTTGCGGGGACACGTACGGGCCCGGCCGCTTGTCCTCGGCCCGTCGGCAGACGTGACGCTCGGCGCCAGCCGACGCACCCGCGCGGGGGGACCCGACGGATGGGACGAAGGGAGTCGGCTCGGCCGTGCAGACAGCCTTGCTCGCGATAGTCGGCGCACTCCTTCTGCTGGTGCCCGGTTTCCTCGTCGGACTCGCCGTGCGCCTGCGCTGGACCGTTGCGGCGGCGCTGGCGATTCCGATCACCTTCGGCATGGTGGTGGTGGGCACCATCGTCACCAGCGCGTCGGATCTGCCCTGGAACGCGTGGTCGGCTCTGGTGACGCTCCTGGTGTTCCTGGCGCTCGGCGCGGTCTACAGCGTCGCGCTCGCCCGCCGCGGCTCTGCCGGGCATGCCGCACAGGGCGACTCGGACGACGACGGGCGTGACGACGCGGGCCGGGACGGTGCCGGGTCCGACGGCGCCGGGGCCGATGCGGCCGCCACCGCGGATGCGCCGGCCGGGCGCGCGTGGCTCGCGCCGCCCGCGGGTGTCCCGTGGGCGGGGGTGGCCGCCGCCGTGGTCGGCGTGCTGGTGGGCGCGGGCACGATCTTCGGCATCCTCTTCCGCGGCCTGTCCAAGGTTCCGGACGGCATCGCGAGCCTGTCGAACGTCTGGGACGAGCAGTGGCACGCCAACGTCATCACGTTCATCGACGACACCGGCATTGCGGGGGCCACCGACCTGGGCCGGCTGTTCCAGGTGGAGACCCATGCGGACTTCTACTACCCGGACGCCTGGCATGCGCTCGGCGCCCTGCTGAAGAGCCTCACCGGATCCGACATCCTGCCCGTCATCAACGTCTGGACGATGACGTGCCTGGCGTTGGTGATACCCCTGTCCGCGGCGGCACTGGCCTGGCGGGTCGTGCGCGACCGCTTTTCGCCGGGAGCCGCCGCACTTGCGGCGGGCTGCGCCGGCGCGGTGAGCGGGGTGCTCCCGTCGCTGCCCTACGTGGAGTTCCTCACCACCGCCAACCCCAACGCCGTGGGTGCGGCGATGGCGGGAATGACCGTGGTGCTGGTGATGTCCGTCACCGGGGCGCCGCGTCGGATCCCGCTCGCCGCGCTCGGCCTGATCGGCATCGCGGGCGTGCACCCGTCGGGGGCGGTGTTCTCCGCGCTGCTGCTGGGCCTGTGGTGGGTGTTCGAGGCGTTGTGGCGCCCCCGCCGTGGCCGTCTCCGCGACCTGGCGGCGCTCGCAGGCGTCGCGGTGCTCACCATCGCGGTGATGCTCCCGCAGATCCAGGGCGTGCTCGGCGAGCAGACCTCGATCGAGTCCTACGATTTCAGCCTCGACATCTCGCGGCTGACCGCCGTGCACAATGCCTTCACCCTCACCAACCAGTGGACCGCCCCGTTCCCCACCCCCTGGGTGCTGTTGGCGTTCGCGGTCCTTGCATGCGCGGTGCTGCTGGCCCGCTTCAGCGTGTGGATGACGGTGGCGTGGGCGCTGATGCTGCTCGTGGTGTGCGACGCCATCGAGTCGATCGGCGGCACGGCGTCGGACCTGCTCAGGGTGTTCTCCAACGCCTTCTACACCGATCCGCGCCGGCTGCAGTACGCGGTGGCCCTCCTCGTCGTGGCGCTGGGCGGCGCGGGGATCGCGCTCGCCGTGTGGGGCGTGTATTCGGCACTGCGCCGGTGGGTCCCGGCCCGCCGCGGATCGGCGACGGCGGTGCTGGTGCTGTTGTCCCTCGCCGTCCCGGTGACGTCGGGCGCCGTGGTCTCCACCTACGCCGACCGGATGGGGGCCATGGCCGTGGGCGACCGCTTCGGCCGGATGATCTCCCCGGACGACCGGGAGGCCATGCAGTACCTGGCGACTCTGCCCGACGCGCGGTCGACGACGATCTTCGTCGACCCGGACCAGGGCATGGGGTGGATGTATGCGCTCGAGGGGCTGCATCCGCTGTTCACCCACTTCGCCTTCCCCGACCCGATCGGGCCGCGCACGTGGGCTTTGTGGGACAGGCTCAACACCGCCGGGACCAATCCGCGGGTGGACGCCGCGCTGCAGCAGCTGGACATCAAGTACGTCGTGATGAGCCCGCCCGTGTACTGGCCCTTCCAGACGGTGCCCCGCGGTCTGCTCGACCTGGACCGCACCCCTGGGCTCAAGCGGATCTACGACAATGGTGAGACGAAGATCTACGAGGTGCGCGGCTGGGAGCCGCCGAAGCCCGGCGAGACCCGGTACGGCTGGGCTCCGTTCGCCGACCGCTCCGGCGCCGAGAACTGGGACGCGCCTGCCGAGGTCCTGCCGCCGGGATTCTGACGCGTCGGGGCCGTGGCGCCGTGGCCTGCGCTGACGCGCCGAGGCCGGTCCGCGCGCGACGGTCAGCGCGGGTTCTTGTGGAACAGCCCCCGGTAGGCGCGGCGCAGCAGCGGCGCGGGCAGCAGGCGGAAGGCCGTGCGCGCGGCGAGGTTGACCCGCGACTCGACCGGGCCGGCGAGACCGTAGGCGCGCAGGTTGCGCTGCATCGTCCGCTCGGCCGCGAAGATGCCCGGCGCGCGCCTGCGGCCCAGCATCGCGTCCCCCGCGCGGAAGAGGACCAGGGGCTCGGGGAGGTTGCGCATGCGGGCGCCGGCCGCGAGCATGCGGGCGAACAGGTCGTAGTCCTCCATGTACGGGACGTGCCGGTAGCCGCCGACGTTCCGGGCGAGGTCGCGTCGGTACAGCACCGTCGGATGGTTGAGGGGGCTGTTGCGGCGGGCGTAACGCGCCAGGGCCCGGTGCGGGCCGGGCAGGCTGCGCAGCCCCACCACGTGGTCGGCCTCCTCACCTGCGGGCCCGCCGTCGAACTCGAACACCGCTGAGCCCACGCAGTCGAGCGGGAGGCCGTCGCGCTCGGCCTGTGTGATCGCCTCCACCTGCACCGCGAAGCGTGCCGGGAGGTTGACGTCGTCGGCGTCGGCCTTGGCGATCCATCCGGACCGCGCCGCCTCCAGCCCGGCCTGGTTGCCCGCGGCAGCCCCTTGGTTCTCCTGGAGGACGATCCGGCGCAGCACGGGCGTGCGGCCGGCGAACGCGTCGAGCACCTCGTGGTGGCCGGGGTGCAGCGGGCCGTCCTCGACGACGATGACCTCGGCCGCCGGATAAGTCTGCGCGTACACGCTCTCGAGCGCGCGGCGGAAGTGCGCAGGGTCGGCGCCGGCGTACACCGGCATGACGACGGAGAGCTCGATCGGGTTTCCTGTCATCCTGCGCGCGTGGACCCGTCGGCCGAGTCCATCGCGGTGGCGTCTTCGTCGGCCTGCCGGGCACCGGGGCCTTCCGCACTACCGGCAGCGGACGCCCGCACGGCCGGCTCGATGGCGGCCTCCTGGATGCGGATCTCCGCGCCCTGCAGCGCGATGGCCCGGACAAGGCGCGTATAGCGCAGTTCCTGCTCGCGGAAGCGCAGGTAGGTGCCCACCGTGGTGAAGCCGAACGTCACCACCAGGGCGTAGAGCATGAGGTCGGTGCCGCGGTCCACGCCCATCGCCTGCGCCACCTCGGTGAGGTCGTTGGGGCGGATCACCGTGTAGATCCCGAACAGGCAGAACGCGAGGAACAGCAGTTTGAACAGCGCCGACGACCGGGAGCTGCCGCGGGAGCGCAGGTAGTAGATGAAGAAGATGAGTACCGCGGCGATGAGGACGATCTGGATGATCACTGCAGTTCACCGCCTGATCCTGCTGCGCAGCAGCCCGTCGAAGAGGATATTGACGCCGTTGAGGAGCGATTGCCCCTTGGCCATGGAGTATTCGGTGTAGAGGATCGTCACCGGCTGCTCGGAGACGCGCCAGTCGTGCTCGTCGATCAGCTGCACGAACTCGGAGGCGTGGCTCATGCCGTTCATCGTGATGTCGAGCTGGTCGGCGACGGTCTTGTCGAACACCCGCAGGCCGTTGTGCGCGTCGGTGAGGCCGAGCCTGCGGGTGCGGGGGCTCAGCGCCACCACCGTGCGCAGCACGAACCGCTTGATCAACGGGACACTTGAAGAATCCTGCCCGCCGAAGCGGGTGCCGACGACGATGTCCAGCGGTTCCGAGCGCAGCCGGCCCACCATGGTCTCGACGTCCTCGGTGCGGTGCTGGCCGTCGGCGTCGAAAGTGACGAAGTACCGGGCGCCGGGGCGGCTGCGCGCGAACTCGACGCCCGTCTGGATGGCGGCGCCCTGCCCCAGGTTGACGGGGTGGCGCACCAGGTGCACGCCGGCGGCGAGGATCTCGTCGGCAGAGCCGTCGCGGCTGCCGTCGTCGACGCACACCACATTGGGGAAGGTCCGCTTTGCCGCCTCGGCGACCTCGCGGATCACCGGGGCCTCGTTGTATACGGGGACCACGAGCCAGACATCGGACATGTCCTGCACGGGTGGCCTCTTTCGCGACGATTGCTCGGGTGTCGTGGGGAATACTAGCCGGGGAGTGTGTCCGAAATGTAATCCGGCGCGCGTACCGGAGCGCGGCGGGCCGCGGTGAGTGCCGCGGACAGGTGCACGGCGATGCCGACGAGCGGCCCCACCACCAGCGCGGTCACGGTGGCGGTGGTGATGTCCCACGGCAACGTGAGGACGATGATCGCGGTGCCGGTGGCCGCCCACCAGCCGGCGGCGTACGCGCGGTGCCGGTCCGAGGCGAGGGTGGCGCACCCGGTGAGCATGAGAGCCGCAGTGGTGACCGCGCCGCCGACGAGCGCGGCGAGCGGCCCGCCCGCCATGTCGAAGCCCTCGCCGACGAGCCGGATCAGCGGCGGGCCGATCCACCACGCGAGCGCGGCCCCGACCGCGCCCACCGCCGCGACTGCGCCGAGCGGCAGGGCGAGCGCGCGCAGCAGCGTCGACCTGCGTTCGACGAAGTACACGATGATGGCGCTCTGGAACGACGTCAGCGGCACCAGCAGCGGCGCGCGCGTCACGGTGACGGCGAACAGCAACGACCCCGCGGTGGCACCCAACTCGGAGGATTCGGCGCCGGCCAGGAGCACCGGGAACCCGACGATCAGCACCGAAGTGGCGGCGGAGGCTGCCATGGCCTGCAGCGTGCGGCGCAGGAAACTCCGGGGCGCCTCGTGCACCCGCCGGGCCAGCGTGGTGCGTCCGGACGAGGCTGTCAGCAGCAACAGCCACGACACGGCGCCCGCCACCGTCGCGAAGACGAAGGCGACGATGCCGTAGCCCGCCGCGACCGCCCACACCGCGATGACGAGGCGCAACGCCGCATCGGCGGCCATCCCGCACGCGTACAGCAGCCAGCGGCCCCGGCCCGCCGCGAGGCCCCACAGCGCGGCCTGCACCGCGACTGTCCACACCGACACGGCCAGGACGCCCACGCCGAGCACCTCGTGCCCCTGGAGCACGCGCGACGCCCAGAGCGGGGAGGTGGCCACGATGAGCAGCGCCATGACGAATCCGACGCCGGCGGCGAGCAGCGCCGGACTCGTGGAGCGGCCGGTCGCGGTGCGGCCGCCCGGTGCGGCCCCCGCGAGAGCCGCCTCCTCGGCACTCACCGCGCGGGTGGATTCCTGCATGAGGCCGTTGGCGATCCCGACGAAGGTGAAGAACAGCGCCCAATACACGGTGAAGTCGGCATAACCGGCCGCGCCGAGCTGCCGTCCGGCCAGCAGCATGACCACGTAGCCGGCGGCCGCGGCGAAGACCGTCGCGGCGAGCACGGCGCCCATGCCGTGACGGGAAAGGGTGCTCGTCGCGATGGCGGGGGTGCCGGTGTCGCCGTCGTCCGGGGCGCCGTCGGCGGAGTGGGGGATGGGCACCGCCGCATTGTGCCAGGCCGCGTGCCCGGCTGTCCGTCCGCACGCCGGAGCGTGGGCGACCGCGCCGCGCGAGCCGGGTGCAGTAGCTGCTACCGCCGAGTAGGGTGATGCCGGCGACGTCGGCGGGACGACGGCTCAGGCGATGAGGACGGTGCGGCAACCATGACAGAGGACACGCGGACGCAGGATTCCGGCACGGACGCGCAGGGGCGGTACGGCCCGTACGAATCGATGACCGTCGAACGCGCCGGACACGTCGCCGAGGTGACGCTGACCGGCCCCGGCCGCGGCAACGCGATGGGCCCGGCCTTCTGGGCGGAATGCCCACGCGTGTTCGCCGCGCTCGATGCCGACCCGGAGGTCCGCGCCGTCGTGCTCACCGGCTCGGGGAAACACTTCACCTACGGGCTGGACCTGCCCGCGGTCGCGCCCTCGCTCGGCCCGGTGCTCGCGCCCGGCGCGCAGGCGAAGGAGCGCACCGATTTCCACGACCTGATCCTGGCCATGCAGGAGGCCGCGAGCGCCGTGGAGCGTTGCCGCAAGCCCGTCGTCGCCGCCGTCGCGGGCTGGTGCATCGGCGGTGGCGTGGACGTGATCACCGCGGCCGACTTCCGCTACGCGTCCGCCGATGCCCGGTTCTCCATCCGCGAGGTCAAGGTGGGGATGGTCGCGGACATGGGCACCCTCGCGCGCATCGCGGGGATCGTCGGCGAGGGCCACACCCGCGAGCTGGCGTTGACGGGCCGGGACATCGACGCGGCGCGTGCCGAGCGGATCGGCCTGGTCAACGACGTGTACGAGGACCGGGACGCGCTGTTGGCCGCGGCACGTACGGCGGCACAAGAGATCGCGGCCAACCCACCGCTGGTGGTGCACGGCGTCAAAGCGGTTCTCGGCCACACCCGCAGCGCCCAGATCGACGCGAGCCTGCGGTACGTCGCGGCCTGGAATGCGGCGTTCCTGCCGTCGAAGGACATCGGCGAGGCGATGGCGGCGGTCTTCGAGAAGCGCACGCCCGAGTTCCACGGGCACTGACCGGCCGATCCCACGGGGCCGGACGGGGCCGGGTTGCGCGCGCCACGGTGTCCGGCGGAAACTTGTAGCCTGCATA is a window from the Tomitella gaofuii genome containing:
- a CDS encoding crotonase/enoyl-CoA hydratase family protein, whose translation is MTVERAGHVAEVTLTGPGRGNAMGPAFWAECPRVFAALDADPEVRAVVLTGSGKHFTYGLDLPAVAPSLGPVLAPGAQAKERTDFHDLILAMQEAASAVERCRKPVVAAVAGWCIGGGVDVITAADFRYASADARFSIREVKVGMVADMGTLARIAGIVGEGHTRELALTGRDIDAARAERIGLVNDVYEDRDALLAAARTAAQEIAANPPLVVHGVKAVLGHTRSAQIDASLRYVAAWNAAFLPSKDIGEAMAAVFEKRTPEFHGH
- a CDS encoding glycosyltransferase family 2 protein; protein product: MSDVWLVVPVYNEAPVIREVAEAAKRTFPNVVCVDDGSRDGSADEILAAGVHLVRHPVNLGQGAAIQTGVEFARSRPGARYFVTFDADGQHRTEDVETMVGRLRSEPLDIVVGTRFGGQDSSSVPLIKRFVLRTVVALSPRTRRLGLTDAHNGLRVFDKTVADQLDITMNGMSHASEFVQLIDEHDWRVSEQPVTILYTEYSMAKGQSLLNGVNILFDGLLRSRIRR
- a CDS encoding polysaccharide biosynthesis protein, translating into MPIPHSADGAPDDGDTGTPAIATSTLSRHGMGAVLAATVFAAAAGYVVMLLAGRQLGAAGYADFTVYWALFFTFVGIANGLMQESTRAVSAEEAALAGAAPGGRTATGRSTSPALLAAGVGFVMALLIVATSPLWASRVLQGHEVLGVGVLAVSVWTVAVQAALWGLAAGRGRWLLYACGMAADAALRLVIAVWAVAAGYGIVAFVFATVAGAVSWLLLLTASSGRTTLARRVHEAPRSFLRRTLQAMAASAATSVLIVGFPVLLAGAESSELGATAGSLLFAVTVTRAPLLVPLTSFQSAIIVYFVERRSTLLRALALPLGAVAAVGAVGAALAWWIGPPLIRLVGEGFDMAGGPLAALVGGAVTTAALMLTGCATLASDRHRAYAAGWWAATGTAIIVLTLPWDITTATVTALVVGPLVGIAVHLSAALTAARRAPVRAPDYISDTLPG
- a CDS encoding DUF2304 domain-containing protein, with translation MIIQIVLIAAVLIFFIYYLRSRGSSRSSALFKLLFLAFCLFGIYTVIRPNDLTEVAQAMGVDRGTDLMLYALVVTFGFTTVGTYLRFREQELRYTRLVRAIALQGAEIRIQEAAIEPAVRASAAGSAEGPGARQADEDATAMDSADGSTRAG